One part of the Sciurus carolinensis chromosome 6, mSciCar1.2, whole genome shotgun sequence genome encodes these proteins:
- the Drd1 gene encoding LOW QUALITY PROTEIN: D(1A) dopamine receptor (The sequence of the model RefSeq protein was modified relative to this genomic sequence to represent the inferred CDS: inserted 1 base in 1 codon) produces the protein MALNTSSTSSTDGAGLAVERDFSFRVLTACFLSLLILSTLLGNTLVCAAVVRFRHLRSKVTNXFVISLAVSDLLVAVLVMPWKAVAEIAGFWPFGSFCNIWVAFDIMCSTASILNLCVISVDRYWAISSPFQYERKMTPKAAFILISVAWTLSVLISFIPVQLSWHKAKPTGPSDGNATFLEETEDNCDTRLSRTYAISSSLISFYIPVAIMIVTYTSIYRIAQKQIRRISALERAAVHAKNCQATTGNGNPAECSQSESSFKMSFKRETKVLKTLSVIMGVFVCCWLPFFISNCMVPFCGSGETQPFCIDSITFDVFVWFGWANSSLNPIIYAFNADFQKAFSTLLGCYRLCPTTSNAIETVSINNNGAVVLSSHHEPRGSISKECNLVYLIPHAVGSSEDLKKEEAGGVAKPLERLSPALSVILDYDTDVSLEKIQPTTHNGQHPT, from the exons ATGGCTCTGAACACGTCCAGTACGTCCAGTACGGATGGGGCTGGGCTGGCGGTGGAGAGGGACTTCTCCTTCCGCGTCCTCACGGCCTGCTTCTTGTCGCTGCTCATCCTGTCCACGCTCTTGGGAAACACTCTGGTCTGTGCTGCTGTCGTCAGGTTCCGACACCTGCGGTCCAAGGTGACCA TTTTTGTCATCTCCCTAGCTGTCTCAGACCTCCTGGTGGCTGTCTTGGTGATGCCCTGGAAAGCTGTGGCTGAGATCGCTGGCTTCTGGCCCTTCGGGTCCTTCTGCAACATCTGGGTGGCCTTTGACATCATGTGCTCCACGGCCTCCATCCTCAACCTCTGCGTGATCAGTGTGGACAGGTACTGGGCCATCTCCAGCCCCTTCCAGTACGAGAGGAAAATGACCCCCAAGGCAGCCTTCATTCTGATCAGCGTGGCGTGGACGCTGTCTGTCCTCATCTCCTTCATCCCAGTGCAGCTCAGCTGGCACAAGGCCAAACCCACGGGCCCCTCCGATGGCAATGCCACCTTCCTGGAAGAGACCGAGGACAACTGTGACACCAGACTGAGCAGGACGTATGCCATTTCTTCCTCCCTGATAAGCTTTTACATCCCGGTGGCTATCATGATTGTCACCTACACCAGTATCTACAGGATCGCCCAGAAGCAGATACGGCGCATCTCGGCCTTGGAGAGAGCAGCGGTCCATGCCAAGAATTGCCAGGCCACCACAGGCAATGGGAACCCTGCCGAGTGTTCTCAGTCAGAAAGCTCCTTTAAGATGTCCTTCAAGAGAGAGACCAAAGTCCTGAAGACCCTGTCTGTCATCATGGGGGTGTTCGTATGCTGCTGGCTCCCCTTCTTCATCTCGAATTGCATGGTGCCCTTCTGTGGGTCTGGGGAGACCCAGCCCTTCTGCATCGATTCCATCACCTTCGATGTGTTCGTGTGGTTTGGGTGGGCGAACTCCTCCCTGAACCCTATCATTTATGCCTTTAATGCTGATTTTCAGAAGGCATTCTCCACTCTCTTAGGATGCTACAGACTTTGCCCTACAACGAGTAATGCCATAGAGACAGTTAGCATCAATAACAACGGGGCCGTGGTGCTTTCCAGCCACCACGAGCCACGAGGCTCCATCTCCAAGGAGTGCAATCTGGTTTATCTGATCCCACACGCAGTGGGCTCCTCGGAGGACCtgaagaaggaggaggcaggtggagtAGCCAAACCGCTGGAGaggctgtccccagccctgtcagTCATATTGGACTATGACACTGACGTCTCTCTAGAGAAGATCCAGCCCACCACACACAATGGACAGCACCCAACCTGA